The Chryseobacterium nakagawai genome has a segment encoding these proteins:
- a CDS encoding glycohydrolase toxin TNT-related protein, giving the protein MKHLFKYFFFLAIASFSIACSSDDREEEIVIQPSPVKIVFYKSADDFATSYDPDNKVSQTVRIQAFDLYKQGNWKELEKLFQTNNLNGGWPPANGGYNIVDDVAIQAGQKYDRYSGAVGSYNGTGNPTLGGNFTSPIINGYVYTFAERALNQPENKYDFYYQIDVLNALPFKSQTADIIPWFNQVGNGKQTMWKIPIDINTGFPKTWNKLASEGYIKITIKKSPSGKYPNLEGTVIQN; this is encoded by the coding sequence ATGAAACATTTATTTAAGTACTTCTTTTTTCTGGCCATTGCTTCATTTTCAATAGCTTGTAGTTCTGATGACAGAGAAGAAGAAATCGTTATCCAACCGAGCCCGGTTAAAATTGTATTTTACAAAAGTGCGGATGATTTTGCCACCAGTTATGATCCTGATAACAAAGTAAGTCAAACCGTCAGAATTCAGGCATTTGACCTATACAAACAGGGAAATTGGAAAGAACTGGAAAAACTATTTCAGACAAATAACCTGAACGGCGGTTGGCCACCAGCAAACGGAGGATACAATATTGTAGATGATGTCGCAATACAAGCCGGTCAAAAATATGACAGGTACAGCGGTGCTGTCGGGAGTTATAACGGCACCGGAAACCCAACATTGGGAGGAAACTTTACCAGCCCAATCATTAATGGGTATGTGTATACTTTCGCAGAAAGAGCTTTGAATCAACCTGAAAACAAATATGATTTCTATTACCAGATCGACGTTCTTAATGCATTACCTTTTAAATCTCAGACGGCAGATATCATTCCTTGGTTTAACCAGGTTGGAAACGGAAAACAGACTATGTGGAAAATTCCTATCGATATCAATACCGGATTTCCGAAAACTTGGAATAAATTAGCATCAGAAGGGTATATAAAAATTACCATTAAAAAAAGCCCTAGTGGAAAATATCCTAACCTGGAAGGAACCGTTATTCAAAACTAA
- a CDS encoding reprolysin-like metallopeptidase, whose translation MKRQLTLLGMLLVTGVSFAQTDRLWSQEVSRTASQPFENKTSIRNPKLFSLNINGLKNALAKAPKRLAVGEKSEVIISFPNSDGRMENFKVKENSNFTPELAAKYPDIKSYVGQGLEDPNSTVYFSVSSLGLSSMEIYGDKSAVFIEPYAKDLSTYVVYKKSDKNDDLSKFECTVIDVAKKGVSNASIAARPNADDAKLRTFRLALSCTGEYTAYFGGTKAQALAAMNNTMTRVNGVFEKDFAARMVLIANNDAVIYTNASTDPYSAASGMSSWNSQLQSTLTSVIGEANYDIGHLFGATGGGGNAGCIGCICTNGSKGSGYTSPADAIPSGDNFDIDYVAHEMGHQFGGNHTFSMSNEGTGANMEPGSGSTIMGYAGITSQDVQPHSDAFFHAISIQQITNNIKAKTCSVNTNTGNSIPTANAGLDYTIPKGTPFVLTGSGTDADGDSLTYVWEQMDNASSSQTGASSAASATKASGPNFRSWTPTTVPIRYFPRMASILTGATTTAGSEITVEALSSVARTLNFRFTVRDNKAGGSGNNSDDAVITVNSTAGPFAVTSQNSAITYAGGSSQTVTWDVAGTTANGVNTANVDILWSTDSGNTWTTLLSATPNDGSQAVTIPNSSTTTGRLMVKGSNHIFFDVNNANITVNAGSGTPDTIAPTAPTLAASGTTSTSTNLSWSGATDNVGVTGYDVYLGASLIGSTASTTYTVTSLTPSTTYSFSVKAKDAAGNASSSSNTVNVTTLAGGGNVTYCSASASNTADERIGNVKFGTINNTSTGTAGYEDFTSISTNVTRGGAYTLSITPTWTSTKYNEAYAVYIDYNGNGSFADSGELVWSKAGSTTSPVTGSVTIPSTATLGATRMRVMMKYSTIPTSSCEAYTYGQVEDYTVNITSSGRGELSNTKDLITDIKLYPNPVKDIMYISNTTSEDYKIFDMGGKVVDSGKLQRGSVNVSNLIKGAYMIQIGEISKRFVKN comes from the coding sequence ATGAAAAGACAACTAACCCTACTGGGGATGCTTCTTGTTACAGGAGTTTCCTTCGCACAGACTGATCGTCTTTGGTCTCAGGAAGTTTCAAGAACAGCTTCACAGCCTTTTGAAAACAAAACCAGCATCCGAAATCCCAAACTATTCAGCTTGAATATCAATGGATTGAAAAATGCTTTAGCTAAAGCTCCAAAGAGACTCGCAGTTGGCGAAAAATCTGAAGTCATCATTTCCTTTCCGAATTCTGATGGCAGAATGGAAAACTTTAAAGTCAAAGAAAATTCCAACTTCACTCCCGAATTAGCAGCCAAATACCCAGACATTAAATCTTATGTAGGCCAGGGACTTGAAGATCCTAACTCAACCGTGTATTTCAGCGTTTCTTCATTAGGACTATCATCCATGGAAATCTATGGTGATAAATCAGCAGTCTTCATTGAGCCTTATGCTAAAGATCTTTCTACGTATGTTGTTTACAAAAAATCTGACAAAAATGATGATCTTAGTAAATTTGAATGTACAGTAATAGATGTTGCTAAAAAAGGAGTATCCAATGCAAGTATTGCTGCAAGACCTAACGCTGACGACGCAAAATTAAGAACATTCAGATTAGCGTTATCTTGTACAGGAGAATACACTGCTTACTTTGGTGGAACAAAAGCTCAGGCTCTAGCTGCTATGAATAACACAATGACTCGTGTCAATGGTGTTTTTGAAAAAGATTTCGCAGCAAGAATGGTTCTTATTGCGAACAATGACGCTGTAATTTATACGAATGCTTCTACAGATCCTTATTCTGCAGCCTCAGGAATGAGCAGCTGGAATTCCCAATTACAAAGTACCCTGACATCTGTTATCGGAGAAGCTAATTATGATATCGGCCACTTATTCGGGGCTACCGGTGGTGGTGGAAATGCTGGATGTATCGGATGTATTTGTACCAATGGTTCAAAAGGAAGCGGTTATACTTCCCCTGCAGATGCCATTCCATCGGGAGATAACTTTGATATCGATTATGTAGCTCATGAAATGGGGCATCAGTTCGGTGGAAATCATACTTTCTCAATGAGCAATGAAGGAACGGGGGCTAATATGGAACCAGGGTCAGGATCAACAATCATGGGATATGCGGGAATTACCAGCCAGGATGTTCAGCCACACTCTGACGCATTTTTCCATGCAATAAGCATTCAGCAGATTACCAATAATATTAAAGCTAAAACCTGTTCAGTCAATACAAATACAGGAAACTCTATTCCAACAGCCAATGCAGGTTTAGATTATACGATTCCAAAAGGCACTCCATTTGTATTAACCGGAAGTGGAACTGATGCAGATGGTGATTCTTTAACCTATGTATGGGAACAGATGGATAATGCTTCCTCTTCGCAAACAGGAGCAAGTTCTGCTGCAAGTGCTACCAAAGCTTCAGGACCTAATTTCAGATCATGGACACCTACAACCGTTCCTATTAGATATTTCCCAAGAATGGCATCTATTCTAACTGGAGCTACGACTACTGCAGGTTCTGAAATTACAGTGGAAGCACTTTCTTCTGTAGCCAGAACATTAAACTTCAGATTTACTGTTCGTGATAACAAGGCTGGAGGTTCAGGCAACAATTCAGATGATGCTGTAATTACAGTAAACAGTACTGCAGGACCTTTTGCGGTTACTTCTCAGAACTCTGCAATTACTTATGCAGGAGGAAGTTCACAAACCGTAACTTGGGATGTAGCAGGAACTACAGCAAATGGAGTAAACACTGCCAATGTGGATATTCTTTGGTCTACAGATAGCGGAAATACATGGACTACCCTATTATCTGCAACGCCTAATGATGGTTCACAAGCTGTAACAATTCCTAATTCTTCTACTACTACAGGAAGACTTATGGTAAAAGGATCCAATCACATTTTTTTTGATGTAAATAACGCCAATATTACTGTAAATGCAGGATCTGGAACACCTGATACGATTGCTCCTACAGCACCAACCCTTGCGGCTTCAGGAACTACTTCTACAAGTACAAATCTTTCCTGGTCAGGAGCCACGGACAATGTAGGAGTGACAGGATACGATGTGTATTTGGGAGCTTCATTAATCGGTTCTACAGCTTCCACTACTTATACTGTGACAAGTTTAACTCCATCTACTACTTATAGTTTCTCTGTGAAAGCAAAAGATGCAGCAGGTAATGCATCATCTTCAAGTAATACAGTGAACGTTACAACACTTGCTGGTGGAGGAAATGTAACTTACTGTTCAGCTTCAGCATCCAATACCGCTGATGAAAGAATCGGTAATGTAAAATTCGGAACGATTAACAATACTTCAACAGGAACAGCAGGTTATGAAGACTTTACCTCTATTTCTACCAATGTAACAAGAGGAGGTGCCTATACACTTTCTATTACTCCTACGTGGACTTCTACGAAGTATAATGAGGCTTACGCAGTGTATATTGATTATAACGGAAACGGAAGCTTTGCAGACAGTGGCGAACTTGTTTGGTCTAAAGCAGGTTCCACAACAAGTCCGGTGACAGGATCAGTTACTATTCCATCGACAGCAACTCTTGGTGCAACAAGAATGAGAGTCATGATGAAATACAGCACAATTCCTACTTCATCTTGTGAGGCTTACACTTATGGGCAAGTGGAAGATTATACCGTAAATATTACTTCTTCAGGAAGAGGAGAACTTTCTAACACGAAAGATCTGATTACAGATATTAAATTATACCCTAACCCGGTAAAAGATATCATGTATATCTCCAATACAACTTCTGAAGATTACAAAATATTTGATATGGGTGGAAAAGTTGTTGACTCAGGAAAACTTCAGAGAGGGTCTGTGAACGTAAGCAATCTGATTAAAGGAGCTTATATGATTCAAATTGGAGAAATTTCAAAACGATTTGTTAAAAACTAA
- a CDS encoding acyl-CoA dehydrogenase family protein — translation MNTETIDNIKMIAETAREFAEKNIRPNIMEWDESQTFPKDLFHQLGEMGFMGIVVPEQYGGSGLGYHEYVTILDEISQVDPSIGLSVAAHNSLCTNHIYEFGNEEQRHKWLPQLASGKVIGAWGLTEHNTGSDSGGMSTTAVKDGDDWIISGAKNFITHAISGDIAVVMTRTGEKGAKNNSTAFVLEKGMPGFTSGKKENKLGMRASETAELIFDNVRVPDSHRLGEVGEGFKQAMKILDGGRISIAALSLGTARGAYKAALKYAKERHQFGKSISEFQAINFMLADMATEIDAAELLIQRAATLKNAKQKMTKEGAMAKLYASEACVRIANNGVQIFGGYGYTKDFPAEKFYRDSKLCTIGEGTSEIQRLVIGRDITK, via the coding sequence ATGAATACAGAGACAATTGACAACATCAAAATGATAGCGGAGACAGCTAGAGAATTTGCAGAAAAGAATATCCGACCGAATATTATGGAGTGGGATGAAAGCCAGACTTTTCCAAAAGACTTATTTCACCAGTTGGGAGAAATGGGCTTTATGGGAATTGTAGTTCCTGAGCAGTACGGAGGTTCCGGTTTAGGCTATCACGAATATGTTACTATCCTGGATGAAATTTCTCAGGTAGACCCGTCTATTGGGCTTTCTGTAGCAGCGCACAACTCTCTTTGTACCAATCATATTTATGAGTTTGGAAATGAAGAACAGAGACATAAGTGGCTTCCTCAATTAGCTTCCGGAAAGGTAATCGGAGCTTGGGGATTAACGGAACACAACACTGGTTCAGATTCAGGAGGGATGTCTACCACTGCGGTAAAAGATGGTGATGACTGGATCATCAGTGGAGCTAAAAACTTTATTACTCATGCTATCTCAGGTGATATTGCTGTAGTAATGACCAGAACAGGTGAAAAAGGAGCTAAGAATAACTCTACCGCTTTTGTATTAGAAAAAGGAATGCCTGGATTTACTTCCGGTAAAAAAGAAAATAAATTAGGAATGCGTGCTTCTGAAACCGCAGAATTAATTTTTGATAATGTACGTGTACCGGATTCTCACCGTTTAGGTGAAGTAGGTGAAGGTTTCAAACAGGCCATGAAAATTCTTGATGGAGGTAGAATTTCTATCGCTGCATTAAGCTTAGGAACTGCAAGAGGAGCTTACAAAGCAGCTTTAAAATATGCTAAAGAAAGACATCAGTTTGGAAAATCAATTTCTGAATTTCAGGCCATTAATTTTATGCTGGCTGATATGGCAACAGAAATTGATGCGGCAGAACTTTTGATTCAAAGAGCAGCAACCTTGAAAAATGCTAAGCAAAAAATGACAAAGGAAGGAGCAATGGCGAAATTATATGCTTCTGAAGCTTGTGTAAGAATTGCTAATAATGGTGTTCAGATCTTTGGAGGTTACGGATATACAAAAGATTTCCCTGCTGAAAAATTCTACAGAGACTCTAAGCTTTGTACGATTGGTGAAGGAACTTCTGAAATCCAAAGATTGGTGATCGGAAGAGATATTACAAAATAA
- a CDS encoding reprolysin-like metallopeptidase, producing MKKQLLMMGMLALSGVSFAQTDRLWSRKTQQNSSLVLENMKSIDDPRIFHLDINGLKSALTRTPKRATEKSSVIISLPNSSGKMERFIVKENSNLDPELAAQYPDIKSYIGQGVEGKTSTVYFSISPLGLSSMEIYGDKSAVFIEPYTKDLSTYAVYKRSDRKNDLNDFECKVLESAQKGTSHVNTAKNADDAVLRTYRLALSCTGEYATYFGGTKAQALAAMNNTLTRVNGIFENDFAARMVLIPNNDSIIYTDANTDPFSPSNKMNKWNFELMNDLSSKIGNANFDIGHLFGATGGGGNAGCIGCICSDDMSTYNYMGTTYPENYKGSGYTSPSNGIPSGDTFDIDFVAHEMGHQFGGNHTFSYTTQVGLQPVEPGSGSTIMGYAGVSPYNVQQNSNPFFHARSIEQITNTIKATTCSVNTPTGNSIPTANAGADYTIPKSTPFVLTGSGTDADGDSLTYIWEQMDNGTSSQTGSNSVATATKTAGPTFRSWVPTASPIRYFPQMGSILKGSTETRGEEIRVEALSSVSRDLNFRFTVRDNKLGGAGNNSDDAKITVNALAGPFLITSQNDAVSYVGGTSQTVTWDVAGTTSNNINTANVDILWSTDNGDTWTTLLAATPNDGSEAVLIPDVATNSGRIMVKGSNHIFFDVNNANISVTTSELSTSETQLKGSTEIKLYPNPVKDILTLSNTGSERFKIYDMSGKLVIEGSLQNGTVNVSRLVKGNYVIQIEKFSKMFIKN from the coding sequence ATGAAAAAACAATTATTAATGATGGGGATGCTGGCATTATCTGGCGTTTCTTTTGCACAAACGGATCGTTTATGGTCCAGAAAAACTCAACAAAACTCATCTTTAGTCTTAGAAAATATGAAAAGTATTGATGATCCAAGAATTTTTCATCTGGACATTAATGGATTGAAAAGTGCGTTGACAAGAACACCCAAAAGAGCAACGGAAAAATCATCGGTTATTATTTCTCTTCCCAATTCATCGGGAAAGATGGAGCGCTTTATAGTAAAAGAAAATTCAAATCTTGATCCTGAACTGGCTGCTCAATACCCGGATATTAAGTCTTATATCGGCCAGGGAGTAGAAGGTAAAACTTCAACAGTTTATTTCAGTATTTCTCCTTTAGGCCTGTCTTCTATGGAAATTTATGGTGATAAATCAGCTGTTTTTATTGAGCCTTACACTAAAGACCTTTCTACTTATGCTGTTTATAAACGTTCTGACAGAAAGAATGATCTGAATGATTTTGAATGTAAAGTACTGGAATCAGCTCAAAAAGGAACTTCTCATGTGAACACCGCTAAAAATGCTGATGATGCTGTTTTAAGGACATATAGGCTTGCATTATCCTGTACGGGAGAATATGCAACTTATTTTGGAGGAACAAAAGCTCAGGCGTTGGCAGCCATGAATAATACATTAACCCGTGTGAATGGTATTTTTGAAAATGACTTTGCCGCAAGAATGGTCTTGATTCCTAATAATGATTCTATAATTTATACTGATGCGAATACTGATCCTTTTTCACCATCCAATAAAATGAACAAATGGAATTTTGAACTTATGAATGACTTAAGTTCAAAAATAGGAAATGCCAATTTTGATATTGGTCATTTATTTGGTGCTACTGGTGGAGGTGGAAATGCCGGATGTATTGGCTGTATATGCAGTGATGATATGTCAACCTATAATTATATGGGAACTACTTATCCGGAAAATTATAAAGGAAGTGGATACACTTCTCCTTCTAACGGTATCCCTTCAGGTGATACTTTTGACATTGATTTTGTCGCTCATGAAATGGGACACCAGTTTGGAGGGAACCATACATTTTCATATACTACACAAGTTGGGCTACAGCCTGTAGAACCAGGTTCAGGATCTACTATTATGGGATATGCAGGAGTTTCCCCTTATAATGTACAACAAAATTCAAATCCCTTTTTCCATGCCAGAAGTATTGAACAGATAACCAATACCATTAAAGCAACCACCTGTTCTGTAAATACTCCTACAGGAAATTCAATTCCTACGGCCAATGCAGGAGCAGACTATACCATTCCTAAAAGTACACCATTTGTACTGACAGGTTCAGGAACTGATGCTGATGGAGATTCACTTACCTATATCTGGGAACAGATGGACAATGGAACCTCTTCCCAAACAGGAAGTAATTCTGTAGCTACAGCTACTAAAACTGCCGGACCAACATTCAGATCATGGGTACCTACAGCTTCACCAATAAGATATTTCCCTCAAATGGGTAGTATTCTAAAAGGATCAACAGAAACCCGAGGAGAAGAGATAAGAGTTGAAGCCCTATCTTCAGTTTCAAGAGATCTGAATTTCAGATTTACAGTTAGGGATAATAAATTAGGTGGTGCAGGAAACAATTCTGATGATGCTAAAATAACGGTTAATGCTCTTGCTGGACCATTCCTTATTACGTCTCAGAATGATGCTGTATCTTATGTAGGAGGAACTTCCCAAACAGTGACTTGGGATGTAGCTGGAACAACTTCCAATAATATCAATACTGCCAACGTAGATATTCTTTGGTCTACAGATAACGGAGATACCTGGACTACTCTATTAGCGGCTACTCCTAATGATGGTTCGGAAGCTGTCCTGATTCCGGATGTTGCTACCAATTCAGGAAGAATTATGGTAAAAGGAAGCAACCATATCTTCTTTGATGTGAATAATGCTAATATTTCTGTAACTACTAGTGAGCTGTCTACATCGGAAACTCAATTGAAAGGCTCTACAGAAATTAAATTGTATCCAAATCCGGTGAAGGATATCTTAACCCTTTCAAATACAGGATCAGAAAGATTTAAAATCTATGATATGTCCGGAAAGCTTGTTATTGAAGGCTCTCTTCAAAATGGAACGGTGAATGTAAGCAGGCTGGTAAAAGGAAATTATGTAATCCAGATTGAAAAATTCTCCAAAATGTTCATTAAAAACTAA
- a CDS encoding DinB family protein, translating into MIKQALLGEFLHEAENTRKILKAIPDSALDWKPSEKNWTTGQLASHIAEVYNWYDPTFNQDVFDMGKYQYDKGDISKAENIVAKFEENVAKAQKVLENSDESTYFNDWKMEVNGNAIFPASPRVQVVRGFLYNHLYHHRGELVVYLRSTGNKVPGLYGPTADDVR; encoded by the coding sequence ATGATTAAACAGGCACTTTTAGGTGAATTTCTGCACGAAGCTGAAAACACCAGAAAAATTTTGAAAGCAATCCCCGACAGCGCTTTAGATTGGAAACCGTCCGAAAAAAACTGGACAACCGGTCAGCTGGCGTCTCATATTGCAGAAGTTTATAACTGGTACGACCCTACCTTTAATCAGGATGTCTTTGACATGGGTAAATATCAGTATGATAAAGGTGATATTTCCAAGGCTGAAAATATTGTAGCAAAATTTGAAGAAAATGTAGCTAAAGCACAAAAGGTTTTGGAAAACTCTGATGAAAGCACTTATTTTAATGATTGGAAGATGGAAGTGAATGGAAACGCAATTTTTCCTGCTTCTCCAAGAGTTCAGGTAGTAAGAGGTTTTCTTTATAATCATTTGTACCATCACAGAGGCGAGTTGGTTGTTTATTTAAGATCAACTGGAAATAAAGTTCCTGGACTTTATGGTCCCACTGCTGATGATGTAAGATAA